In Halococcus agarilyticus, one genomic interval encodes:
- the sugE gene encoding quaternary ammonium compound efflux SMR transporter SugE, with translation MNPWLVLVVAGVFEVGWAIGLEYSEGFTELLPSIATVVALVVSMLLLARAVESLPIGTAYAVWTGIGAVGAATLGVVLFDEPVSVARVGFISCIVLGVVGLNFTAH, from the coding sequence ATGAACCCGTGGCTCGTGCTCGTCGTCGCCGGCGTGTTCGAGGTCGGCTGGGCCATCGGTCTCGAATACTCCGAGGGCTTCACCGAGCTCCTGCCGAGCATCGCGACCGTCGTCGCGCTCGTCGTCAGCATGCTGTTGCTGGCGCGGGCGGTCGAGTCGCTCCCGATCGGGACGGCCTACGCGGTCTGGACCGGCATCGGTGCGGTCGGGGCGGCGACCCTCGGCGTCGTGCTGTTCGACGAGCCGGTCAGCGTCGCTCGCGTGGGATTCATCTCGTGCATCGTCCTCGGCGTCGTCGGACTGAACTTCACCGCCCACTGA
- a CDS encoding DUF790 family protein: protein MLTKDLLRVSRAGGGYHPQFSTREDRPLAARVIGIYQGHVGEPRHELDDALEELERDADDFKLVRGFAKLLDREATFETRAEIDPERARRATFAAAESVSVVTAAERGQALAAAADRLDSTTEAVEHSLYADLEEREILAAFESPWSPEELCAQYDLSLAQTALFDATELRVRSADPKALVSAVKRLRLLYEIRSTDASPGSTASALSDREVVVTGPDSLFRRTRRYGTRFARLLRTITKAGEWELTATIDDRGTERELRLTGDDLRVPGTEPVVEVEYDSTVEADFAARFESLDLDWELVREPEPLATGSRVMIPDFAFDWKYGPFRVFFEIMGFWTPEYVAKKLDQIEGLENVELLVAVDESLGVGEALEARDARAIPYSGTVRLADVRDALRRYEDRLNDEQAAALPDELAPEPDVIGLAALAADHGVSETAIEGREFPEHERVGRTLVRPTMLDTLADEIEPGIELSTVEERLAAHGIEDASAVLSQLGYRIEWAGLSGGVVREK from the coding sequence GTGCTCACGAAGGACCTCCTCCGGGTGTCGCGCGCGGGTGGCGGCTACCACCCGCAGTTTTCGACCCGGGAGGACCGCCCGCTCGCAGCGCGGGTCATCGGGATCTATCAGGGCCACGTCGGCGAGCCCCGCCACGAACTCGACGACGCGCTCGAAGAACTCGAACGCGATGCCGACGACTTCAAGCTCGTCCGCGGGTTCGCGAAGCTGCTCGACCGAGAGGCCACCTTCGAGACACGGGCCGAGATCGACCCCGAGCGCGCCAGGCGCGCGACGTTCGCGGCCGCGGAGTCGGTGAGTGTCGTGACTGCGGCCGAGCGCGGCCAGGCACTCGCGGCGGCCGCCGACCGACTCGACAGCACTACCGAAGCCGTCGAGCACTCGCTGTACGCCGACCTCGAAGAACGCGAGATTCTCGCGGCGTTCGAGTCACCGTGGAGTCCCGAAGAACTCTGCGCGCAGTACGACCTCTCGCTCGCCCAAACAGCACTGTTCGACGCGACCGAGCTCCGAGTGCGAAGCGCGGACCCGAAGGCGCTCGTCTCGGCGGTGAAGCGCCTTCGATTGCTGTACGAGATCCGGAGCACCGACGCGAGCCCCGGTTCGACCGCAAGCGCGCTCTCGGACCGCGAGGTGGTGGTGACGGGTCCCGATAGCCTGTTCCGGCGGACGCGGCGGTACGGCACGCGGTTCGCCCGGCTGCTCCGGACGATCACGAAGGCGGGCGAGTGGGAGCTCACGGCGACCATCGACGACCGCGGGACCGAGCGCGAACTCCGGCTCACGGGCGACGATCTTCGAGTGCCTGGCACCGAGCCCGTGGTCGAAGTCGAGTACGATAGTACTGTGGAAGCGGACTTCGCCGCGCGGTTCGAATCGCTCGATCTCGACTGGGAGCTCGTGCGCGAACCCGAGCCGCTCGCGACCGGCTCACGGGTGATGATCCCCGATTTCGCGTTCGACTGGAAGTACGGGCCGTTCCGCGTGTTCTTCGAGATCATGGGGTTCTGGACGCCCGAGTACGTCGCGAAGAAGCTCGACCAGATCGAGGGGTTGGAGAACGTCGAGCTGCTCGTGGCGGTCGACGAGTCGCTCGGCGTCGGCGAGGCTCTCGAAGCTCGCGACGCCCGCGCGATCCCGTACTCGGGCACCGTGCGACTCGCGGACGTCCGCGACGCGCTCCGGCGATACGAGGACCGACTGAACGACGAGCAGGCGGCAGCACTGCCCGACGAACTCGCTCCCGAACCGGACGTGATCGGGCTCGCCGCGCTCGCGGCCGATCACGGGGTGAGCGAGACCGCGATCGAGGGCCGGGAGTTCCCCGAGCACGAGCGGGTCGGCCGCACGCTCGTTCGCCCCACGATGCTCGATACGCTCGCCGACGAGATCGAACCGGGAATCGAACTCTCGACGGTCGAGGAACGCCTTGCCGCGCACGGTATCGAGGACGCGAGCGCGGTGCTGTCGCAGCTCGGCTATCGGATCGAGTGGGCGGGGTTGAGCGGCGGTGTCGTCCGGGAGAAGTAA
- a CDS encoding DEAD/DEAH box helicase — protein sequence MTVTLAFEDGTIRIEGDVPDLPFVETDPRSKTARAPAVHYATLREALDERGVAYDDRVLDAPSLDVASAYELRDYQQEALDAWRANGDRGCLELPTGSGKTVIGLAAIETLDTAALVVVPTIDLLEQWRRECETEFDVEVGQLGGGEQNVEALTVATYDSAYLRADDIGDRFGLVVFDEVHHLGGEGYREIARLLAAPARLGLTATFERPDGAHETVEDLCGPLVHRIAPDDLAGEHLAAYDIKRLAVELTDAERAAYDDHRETFTNYLAASNLDMRSGSDYRKLVMRSGNDPQAREALLANQRAREVMMNADAKVETLADLLDRHREDRVIVFTAHNDLVYRLSERFLIPAITHQTGAAERREILAKFREGTYSRVVAANVLDEGVDVPAANVAVVLSGSGSTREFTQRLGRILRPTEDSGRALLYEVVTEETAEERVAERRR from the coding sequence GTGACCGTCACGCTCGCGTTCGAGGACGGGACCATTCGAATCGAGGGTGACGTTCCCGATCTCCCGTTCGTCGAGACCGACCCGCGTTCGAAGACCGCGCGTGCGCCCGCCGTCCACTACGCGACGCTCCGCGAGGCGCTCGACGAGCGTGGCGTCGCCTACGACGACCGCGTGCTCGACGCCCCTTCGCTCGACGTGGCGTCGGCGTACGAACTCCGGGACTACCAACAGGAAGCGCTCGACGCGTGGCGCGCGAACGGCGACCGGGGCTGTCTCGAACTCCCGACCGGCAGCGGGAAGACCGTGATCGGGCTCGCGGCGATCGAGACGCTCGACACCGCGGCGCTCGTGGTCGTGCCGACCATCGATCTGCTCGAACAGTGGCGACGCGAGTGCGAAACCGAGTTCGACGTGGAGGTCGGCCAACTCGGCGGCGGCGAGCAGAACGTCGAAGCGCTCACGGTCGCGACGTACGACTCCGCCTACCTCCGGGCCGACGACATCGGTGACCGGTTCGGGCTCGTGGTCTTCGACGAGGTCCACCACCTCGGCGGTGAGGGCTACCGCGAGATCGCGCGCCTGCTCGCCGCACCCGCACGGCTCGGGCTGACCGCGACGTTCGAACGGCCCGACGGCGCACACGAGACCGTCGAGGATCTCTGCGGTCCGCTCGTCCACCGCATCGCCCCCGACGATCTGGCAGGGGAGCACCTCGCGGCATACGACATCAAGCGACTCGCAGTCGAACTCACCGACGCGGAGCGCGCCGCATACGACGATCACCGCGAGACGTTCACGAACTACCTCGCGGCCTCGAACCTCGACATGCGGAGCGGCAGCGACTACCGGAAGCTCGTGATGCGCTCGGGCAACGACCCCCAGGCGCGCGAGGCGCTGCTCGCCAACCAGCGCGCCCGCGAGGTGATGATGAACGCGGATGCGAAAGTCGAGACGCTTGCCGACCTCCTCGATCGCCACCGCGAGGACCGCGTGATCGTCTTCACCGCGCACAACGACCTCGTGTATCGGCTTTCGGAGCGGTTTCTCATCCCAGCGATCACCCACCAGACGGGGGCAGCCGAGCGCCGGGAGATCCTCGCGAAGTTCCGCGAAGGGACCTACTCGCGGGTCGTGGCGGCGAACGTGCTCGATGAGGGCGTGGACGTGCCGGCCGCGAACGTGGCGGTGGTGCTGTCGGGAAGCGGCTCGACCCGGGAGTTCACCCAGCGGCTCGGGCGGATTCTGCGTCCGACAGAGGATAGCGGGCGGGCGCTGCTCTACGAGGTCGTCACCGAGGAGACCGCCGAGGAGCGGGTGGCCGAGCGGCGACGGTGA
- a CDS encoding nucleotide exchange factor GrpE: MTDDADATEPSESAESAADEPTSEAGSPSESATEGAAAGAVGEELEARVEDASTEELAREIAGLRDRAATAERELETQTDEIDDLESKLKRKQADFQNYKQRTQRQQEDLQERATEDLVERLLDVRDNLARALSEDTDADIRPGVESTLAEFDRVLAEENLATIEPEPGSEVDPQRHEVMMRIESDEPEDTVAEVFRPGYEMGEKVLRPAQITVSE; the protein is encoded by the coding sequence ATGACCGACGACGCGGACGCGACCGAGCCGAGCGAATCGGCCGAGAGCGCGGCGGACGAGCCGACGTCAGAGGCGGGTTCGCCATCGGAATCGGCGACCGAGGGCGCGGCGGCGGGAGCGGTCGGCGAGGAGCTCGAAGCCCGCGTCGAAGACGCCTCGACCGAGGAACTCGCGCGCGAAATTGCCGGACTCCGCGACCGTGCGGCGACGGCCGAGCGCGAACTCGAAACTCAGACCGACGAGATCGACGACCTCGAATCCAAGCTCAAGCGAAAACAGGCCGACTTCCAGAACTACAAGCAGCGCACTCAGCGCCAGCAGGAGGATCTCCAAGAACGCGCGACCGAGGACCTCGTCGAGCGCCTGCTCGACGTTCGGGACAACCTCGCGCGTGCGCTCTCCGAGGACACCGACGCCGACATCCGGCCAGGCGTCGAGAGCACGCTCGCGGAGTTCGACCGGGTGCTCGCCGAGGAGAACCTCGCGACCATCGAACCCGAACCGGGCAGCGAGGTCGACCCCCAGCGCCACGAGGTCATGATGCGCATCGAGAGCGACGAACCCGAAGACACGGTCGCCGAGGTCTTCCGGCCAGGCTACGAGATGGGCGAGAAGGTACTTCGGCCCGCCCAGATCACCGTCAGCGAGTAG
- a CDS encoding YqjF family protein yields the protein MVVALAMDWQELLFANWPVDPDLVDAHLPDALAVDTYDGSAWLSVVPFTNAAVRPRGLPTRLGVDLPELNLRTYVTCEDTPSVYFFSLDAEGVLGVLGARLFHHLPYYYARMNHRRSESGTSRFESRRFHPGARPVEFAATYEPAGERFDPESDPLATFLTERYRFHTEAPDGTVRYSTVEHDPWPLYPANVRIDENTIFRANGFADPVREPVHYYSPGVEITTSPSKRLQEE from the coding sequence ATGGTCGTCGCCCTCGCGATGGACTGGCAGGAGCTTCTCTTCGCCAACTGGCCCGTCGATCCCGACCTCGTCGATGCACACCTGCCGGACGCGCTCGCCGTCGACACCTACGACGGGAGCGCGTGGCTCTCGGTGGTGCCGTTCACGAACGCGGCCGTCCGCCCGCGCGGGCTTCCCACCCGACTCGGTGTCGACCTCCCCGAACTCAACCTCCGAACCTACGTCACCTGTGAGGACACCCCCAGCGTCTACTTCTTCAGCCTCGACGCCGAGGGCGTGCTGGGCGTGCTTGGCGCACGCCTCTTTCACCACCTGCCGTACTACTACGCCCGCATGAACCACCGTCGAAGCGAGAGCGGTACGAGTCGGTTCGAGAGTCGTCGGTTCCACCCCGGCGCGCGGCCGGTGGAGTTCGCCGCCACCTACGAACCCGCGGGCGAGCGGTTCGACCCGGAATCGGACCCCCTCGCGACCTTCCTGACCGAGCGCTACCGCTTTCACACCGAGGCCCCCGACGGCACGGTGCGGTACTCGACTGTCGAACACGATCCGTGGCCGCTCTACCCCGCGAACGTACGGATCGACGAGAACACCATCTTCCGAGCGAACGGGTTCGCCGATCCAGTAAGGGAACCGGTTCACTACTACAGCCCTGGCGTCGAGATCACTACCTCGCCGAGCAAGCGACTGCAAGAAGAGTAG
- the dnaK gene encoding molecular chaperone DnaK: MASNKILGIDLGTTNSAFAVMEGGDPEIIVNGEGDRTTPSVVAFDDDERLVGKPAKNQAIQNPDRTVESIKRYMGEDHTVEIDGEDYTPEEISALILGKIKRDAEEYLGEEIEKAVITVPAYFSDSQRQATKDAGEIAGFEVERIINEPTAASMAYGLDDESDQTVMVYDLGGGTFDVSVLDLGGGVYEVVATNGDNDLGGDDWDDAIVDWLAAEFESEHGFDLREDRQALQRLKDAAEEAKIELSNRKETTINLPFITATDSGPVHLEEDLTRAKFESLTSGLIERTVEPTEQALSDADYDADDIDEVILVGGSTRMPQVQEQVSDLAGQDPQKNVNPDEAVALGAAIQGGVLSGDVDDIVLLDVTPLSLGIEVKGGLFERLIEKNTTIPTEESKIFTTAAANQTQVQVRVFQGEREIADENELLGEFQLSGIPPAPAGTPQIEVTFNIDENGIVNVEAEDQGSGNKEDITIEGGAGLSDDEIDRMQEEAEEYAEEDEQRRERIEARNEAESAVQRANSLLEENEEEVDDDLRADIEDAIGDVEAVLEDEDATTEELQDATEELSTELQEIGKQMYQQQEAAQQAAGGAGGAGAGPGGAAGGPGGAGPGGMGDMGGDGAADDDEEYVDADFEDVDENDEDEESSS, translated from the coding sequence ATGGCGAGCAACAAGATCCTCGGTATCGATCTCGGCACGACGAACAGCGCCTTCGCAGTGATGGAGGGTGGCGACCCCGAAATCATTGTGAATGGCGAGGGAGATCGCACCACACCCTCCGTGGTGGCTTTCGACGACGACGAGCGACTCGTCGGCAAACCGGCGAAGAACCAGGCGATCCAGAACCCAGATCGGACCGTCGAATCGATCAAACGCTACATGGGAGAGGATCACACCGTCGAGATCGACGGCGAGGACTACACTCCGGAAGAGATCTCGGCACTGATCCTCGGCAAGATCAAACGGGACGCCGAGGAGTACCTCGGCGAGGAGATCGAGAAGGCGGTGATCACGGTGCCGGCGTACTTCTCGGACAGCCAGCGCCAGGCGACGAAGGACGCCGGCGAGATCGCGGGCTTCGAGGTCGAGCGCATCATCAACGAGCCAACAGCGGCCTCGATGGCGTACGGCCTCGACGACGAGTCCGACCAGACCGTGATGGTCTACGACCTCGGCGGCGGGACGTTCGACGTCTCGGTGCTCGATCTGGGTGGTGGGGTCTACGAGGTCGTCGCCACGAACGGTGACAACGACCTCGGCGGGGACGACTGGGACGACGCCATCGTCGACTGGCTCGCGGCGGAGTTCGAGTCAGAGCACGGGTTCGATCTTCGGGAGGACAGGCAGGCCCTCCAGCGGTTGAAGGACGCGGCCGAGGAGGCCAAGATCGAACTCTCGAACCGCAAAGAGACCACGATCAACCTCCCGTTCATCACCGCCACGGACTCGGGACCGGTCCACCTCGAAGAGGATCTCACCCGCGCGAAGTTCGAGTCCCTCACGTCGGGCCTCATCGAACGGACCGTCGAGCCAACCGAGCAGGCGCTCTCGGACGCTGACTACGACGCCGACGACATCGACGAAGTGATTCTCGTGGGTGGTTCGACTCGGATGCCACAGGTCCAAGAGCAGGTTTCGGATCTCGCCGGTCAGGACCCCCAGAAGAACGTCAACCCCGACGAGGCCGTCGCGCTCGGCGCGGCGATCCAGGGCGGCGTGCTCTCCGGGGACGTCGACGACATCGTGCTGCTCGACGTCACTCCACTCTCGCTCGGGATCGAGGTCAAAGGAGGTCTCTTCGAGCGCCTGATCGAGAAGAACACCACGATTCCCACGGAGGAATCGAAGATCTTCACCACCGCGGCGGCGAACCAGACCCAGGTCCAGGTTCGGGTCTTCCAGGGCGAGCGCGAGATCGCCGACGAGAACGAGCTGCTGGGCGAGTTCCAGCTCTCGGGGATTCCGCCCGCTCCTGCAGGGACGCCTCAGATCGAAGTGACGTTCAACATCGACGAGAACGGTATCGTGAACGTCGAGGCCGAGGATCAGGGCTCGGGCAACAAGGAGGACATCACCATCGAGGGCGGTGCGGGCCTCTCTGACGACGAGATCGACCGGATGCAGGAGGAAGCCGAGGAGTACGCCGAGGAGGACGAGCAGCGGCGCGAGCGCATCGAGGCCCGCAACGAGGCCGAGAGCGCCGTCCAGCGCGCGAACTCGCTCCTCGAAGAGAACGAGGAGGAGGTCGACGACGATCTCCGCGCCGACATCGAGGACGCGATCGGCGACGTCGAAGCAGTTCTGGAGGACGAGGACGCCACGACCGAGGAGCTCCAGGACGCAACCGAGGAGCTCTCGACCGAGCTTCAGGAGATCGGCAAGCAGATGTACCAGCAACAGGAGGCCGCCCAGCAGGCTGCGGGCGGAGCCGGCGGCGCGGGTGCCGGCCCTGGCGGTGCGGCGGGCGGGCCCGGCGGCGCGGGCCCCGGAGGAATGGGTGACATGGGCGGCGACGGCGCGGCCGACGACGACGAGGAGTACGTCGACGCCGACTTCGAGGATGTGGACGAAAACGACGAAGACGAGGAATCGTCTTCCTGA
- a CDS encoding DUF211 domain-containing protein, translating to MATIRQLVLDVLKPHEPTMLSIAQEIADTDGVDGVNAILIEMDEEVRNIKFTVEGDDIDYDEVTAVIEDTGATVHSVDQVACGERIVEDAPTPQD from the coding sequence ATGGCCACGATCCGCCAGCTGGTGCTGGACGTTCTCAAACCCCACGAGCCGACGATGCTCTCGATCGCCCAGGAGATCGCCGACACCGACGGCGTCGATGGGGTGAACGCCATTCTCATCGAGATGGACGAGGAGGTTCGCAACATCAAGTTCACCGTCGAGGGCGATGACATCGATTACGACGAGGTGACGGCGGTGATCGAGGATACGGGCGCGACGGTTCACTCGGTCGATCAGGTCGCCTGCGGTGAGCGCATCGTCGAGGACGCCCCGACGCCTCAGGACTGA
- a CDS encoding VIT1/CCC1 transporter family protein, with the protein MSADSGSLRERIGTDVIGPIARRYFVSNGFDGALTGVGVTVGAYLSGIDDGLTVISLGLGAAVGLTTSGVWSVWEIERAEMRAEIQETEEAMLTNLSDTQVERDKMSNQVVNALMSGLGPLLGLVVPLTPFLFEGAVFTLFEATLVSVGIAVGVLFAFGAYMASISRQRWYVAGIRMGLAGIVVAVLNVFLPG; encoded by the coding sequence ATGAGTGCGGACTCGGGGTCGCTGCGCGAGCGGATCGGAACCGACGTGATCGGCCCGATCGCCAGGCGGTATTTCGTCTCGAACGGGTTCGACGGCGCGCTCACCGGAGTCGGCGTCACGGTCGGCGCATACCTCTCGGGGATCGACGACGGGCTCACCGTCATCAGTCTCGGCCTCGGTGCGGCCGTCGGCCTCACCACCTCCGGAGTCTGGAGCGTCTGGGAGATCGAACGGGCGGAGATGCGCGCCGAGATCCAAGAAACCGAAGAGGCGATGCTCACCAATCTGAGTGACACGCAGGTCGAGCGTGACAAGATGAGCAACCAGGTCGTCAACGCGCTGATGAGCGGTCTCGGCCCGCTGCTCGGGCTCGTGGTGCCGCTCACCCCGTTCCTGTTCGAGGGGGCGGTGTTCACGCTGTTCGAGGCGACGCTGGTCTCGGTCGGGATCGCGGTCGGCGTGTTGTTCGCCTTCGGCGCGTACATGGCTTCGATCTCGCGCCAGCGGTGGTACGTCGCCGGCATTCGCATGGGGCTTGCCGGGATCGTCGTCGCGGTTCTCAACGTCTTTCTGCCGGGATAG
- a CDS encoding Rieske (2Fe-2S) protein — protein sequence MAVEDTEYVQVASLSDLEDEGRQVVSNDGRPIALFHHEGEVYAVDNRCPHMGFPLTRGTVEDGILTCHWHHARFELEEGDTFDLFADDVQTFPTDVREGEVYLDPDPEPDVPPATRRRNRLADGLQENISLVMAKSVIGLDEEGEGFYTPLETAVNFGTRYRAMGWGRGLTTLGCMANLHGHVGGRDKRRAMFMGVREVADDSAGEPPRFQQYAFDNRDLSKSRLKSWFRNTCEVRDTDGAERCLLTAIDSLPPEDVAEIVFTAATDHRYMNAGHTLDFINTAFETTRHLGWEEHADAALASTVAQITDATRSEELSSWRQPVDIASLCADANDLLPDLVAAGEGKDWKRPEEFVETLLSEDAEAIIDALTDAIKAGATTRQLADAVARAATRRVLWFATNNEFNDWNTVHHTFTYANAVHRATRKTDATELYRACFDGAMSVYLDRFLNSPRAPVPDPDESDRDPADVRADLLDAFDEQGQVNQAAALVSEHFDAGGDPDDLKRTLGRGLLREDANFHTLQNVEGAFGRFEVVDDADEQRMALMACARYMAAHFPTRRSNEQTFSIATRLHRGERLHEVE from the coding sequence ATGGCGGTCGAAGACACGGAGTACGTCCAGGTCGCATCGCTGTCGGATCTCGAAGACGAGGGTCGGCAGGTCGTGAGCAACGACGGCCGACCGATCGCACTCTTCCACCACGAGGGCGAGGTCTACGCCGTCGACAACCGGTGTCCGCACATGGGGTTCCCGCTCACTCGCGGCACCGTCGAGGACGGCATTCTGACGTGTCACTGGCACCACGCGCGCTTCGAGCTGGAGGAGGGCGACACGTTCGACCTCTTCGCCGACGACGTCCAGACCTTCCCGACCGACGTGCGGGAGGGTGAGGTGTATCTCGATCCCGACCCCGAACCCGACGTGCCACCCGCGACCCGGCGGCGCAACCGGCTCGCCGACGGTCTCCAGGAGAACATCTCGCTCGTGATGGCGAAGTCGGTCATCGGCTTGGACGAGGAGGGCGAGGGGTTCTACACGCCGCTCGAAACGGCGGTCAACTTCGGCACCAGGTACCGCGCGATGGGGTGGGGTCGCGGCCTCACCACGCTCGGCTGCATGGCGAACCTCCACGGCCACGTCGGCGGCCGCGACAAGCGCCGCGCGATGTTCATGGGGGTCCGCGAGGTCGCCGACGACTCCGCGGGCGAACCGCCTCGCTTCCAGCAGTACGCCTTCGACAACCGGGACCTCTCGAAGTCGCGGCTCAAGTCGTGGTTCCGGAACACCTGCGAGGTGCGCGACACCGACGGCGCGGAGCGGTGTCTGCTCACCGCGATCGACTCCCTCCCGCCCGAGGACGTCGCGGAAATCGTGTTCACCGCCGCGACCGATCACCGCTACATGAACGCCGGCCACACGCTGGATTTCATCAACACCGCGTTCGAGACCACTCGACATCTCGGCTGGGAGGAGCACGCCGACGCCGCACTCGCCTCGACGGTCGCCCAGATCACCGACGCCACCCGCTCGGAGGAGCTCTCGTCGTGGCGACAGCCCGTCGACATCGCCAGTCTCTGCGCCGACGCGAACGATCTCCTGCCCGACCTCGTGGCGGCCGGCGAGGGGAAAGACTGGAAGCGCCCCGAGGAGTTCGTCGAGACGCTGCTTTCGGAGGACGCCGAGGCGATCATCGACGCGCTGACCGACGCGATCAAGGCGGGCGCGACGACCAGGCAGCTCGCGGACGCGGTCGCGCGCGCGGCCACGCGACGGGTGCTGTGGTTCGCCACGAACAACGAGTTCAACGACTGGAACACCGTCCACCACACGTTCACCTACGCGAACGCGGTCCACCGCGCGACCCGGAAGACCGACGCGACCGAACTCTACCGGGCGTGTTTCGACGGCGCGATGAGCGTCTACCTCGATCGGTTCCTCAACTCGCCGCGCGCGCCGGTGCCCGATCCCGACGAGTCCGATCGCGATCCCGCCGACGTTCGCGCCGATCTGCTCGACGCGTTCGACGAGCAGGGACAGGTCAACCAGGCGGCGGCGCTCGTGAGCGAGCACTTCGACGCCGGCGGCGATCCCGACGACCTGAAGCGCACGCTCGGTCGGGGACTGCTCCGCGAGGACGCGAACTTCCACACCCTCCAGAACGTCGAAGGCGCGTTCGGCCGGTTCGAGGTCGTCGACGACGCGGACGAACAGCGGATGGCGCTGATGGCGTGTGCGCGCTACATGGCCGCGCACTTCCCGACCCGGCGCTCGAACGAGCAGACCTTTTCGATCGCAACTCGGCTCCACCGGGGCGAGCGCCTCCACGAGGTGGAGTAA
- a CDS encoding plastocyanin/azurin family copper-binding protein: protein MSETDADEPVSRRGFLRTAAGTAAVAGASGTAAAQEGEGGGGGATEVTVGPGGSLTFDPETATIAPGSAVKFVWDSGGHNVNPDDGDWGHQPIEDSGFSFTTPPFEETGSFGYVCDPHEPAGMIGTIEVSEGGGGGGSSEPAVPNSAKTLGIAAMSFMLSTLGLAYVFMKYGGDYENTSEE, encoded by the coding sequence ATGAGCGAGACCGACGCCGACGAGCCGGTGAGCCGACGTGGGTTCCTCCGGACGGCAGCGGGGACGGCGGCCGTCGCGGGCGCGAGCGGGACGGCGGCAGCCCAGGAGGGTGAGGGCGGTGGCGGCGGGGCCACGGAAGTCACCGTCGGGCCAGGCGGCAGCCTCACGTTCGACCCCGAAACGGCGACGATCGCGCCCGGGTCGGCGGTGAAGTTCGTCTGGGATTCGGGCGGCCACAACGTCAACCCCGACGACGGCGACTGGGGTCACCAGCCGATCGAGGATTCGGGTTTCAGCTTCACGACGCCGCCGTTCGAGGAGACCGGCTCGTTCGGCTACGTCTGTGACCCCCACGAGCCCGCCGGCATGATCGGCACCATCGAGGTCAGCGAGGGTGGTGGCGGTGGCGGCTCCTCCGAGCCCGCGGTGCCGAACAGCGCGAAGACCCTCGGCATCGCCGCGATGAGCTTCATGCTGTCGACGCTCGGTCTCGCCTACGTCTTCATGAAGTACGGTGGCGACTACGAGAACACGAGCGAGGAGTAG
- a CDS encoding metal-dependent transcriptional regulator, whose protein sequence is MNTAEQYLKAIYLVQQVENGPAATGRLADTLDVSPASANEMIGKLESRGLADHEKYKGVTLTDEGIERARDSLQTYCIIERFLVEVLGVEEFRAEAGQLESVIDETVAERLDTIIDREPQCPDCFAPDEDVCALLDAEPGAAD, encoded by the coding sequence GTGAACACGGCCGAGCAGTACCTGAAGGCGATCTACCTCGTCCAGCAGGTCGAGAACGGCCCGGCGGCCACAGGTAGATTGGCCGACACTCTCGACGTGAGCCCCGCGAGCGCCAACGAGATGATCGGGAAGCTCGAATCCCGCGGGCTCGCCGACCACGAGAAGTACAAGGGTGTCACGCTCACCGACGAGGGGATCGAACGCGCGCGTGACTCGCTCCAGACGTACTGCATCATCGAGCGGTTCCTGGTGGAGGTGCTCGGCGTCGAGGAGTTCCGCGCCGAAGCCGGCCAGCTCGAAAGCGTGATCGATGAAACTGTGGCCGAGCGCCTCGACACCATCATCGATCGCGAGCCACAGTGTCCCGACTGCTTCGCCCCGGACGAGGACGTCTGTGCGCTGCTCGACGCCGAACCAGGCGCGGCGGACTGA
- a CDS encoding rubrerythrin, whose protein sequence is MSVSQPVASDHQLARLLQIGVVLEEVVEARAHQHAQSFEADLDPEIEALLEHAAEESAEHRDRLAALIDELDAEQIPFEQIEPLVADHYERDRDTDGVLYDQLANEETAYKFYDDLVAAIEASTGEFGIERERLVGTLSAIREEEAEGAEEVTKLMEDRE, encoded by the coding sequence GTGAGCGTGAGCCAGCCGGTGGCCTCGGACCACCAGCTCGCCCGTCTCCTCCAGATCGGGGTCGTGCTGGAGGAGGTCGTCGAAGCGCGCGCCCACCAGCACGCCCAGTCGTTCGAGGCGGATCTCGACCCCGAGATCGAGGCGCTACTGGAACACGCCGCCGAGGAGTCCGCCGAGCACCGCGACCGGCTCGCGGCGCTGATCGACGAACTCGACGCCGAACAGATCCCCTTCGAGCAGATCGAGCCGCTCGTCGCCGACCACTACGAGCGCGATCGGGACACCGACGGCGTGCTCTACGACCAGCTCGCGAACGAGGAAACTGCTTATAAATTCTACGACGATCTCGTCGCCGCGATCGAGGCGAGCACCGGTGAGTTCGGGATCGAGCGCGAGCGGCTCGTCGGGACGCTGTCGGCGATCCGCGAGGAGGAAGCCGAGGGGGCGGAGGAAGTCACGAAACTCATGGAGGATCGCGAATGA